One stretch of Pseudomonas fluorescens Q2-87 DNA includes these proteins:
- a CDS encoding ABC transporter substrate-binding protein, with product MKQLKSLLPAALLGLCIGFPSLSMAANLTISCGAVGAELQLCKEAVEAWSKQTGNSVEVVSTPNSATERLSFYQQILSAQSSDIDIIQIDMVWPGMLATHLMDLRELLPANATQGYFQAQVDNATVNGRLVTMPWFTDSGLLYYRKDLLEKYNKPVPQTWEEMTATARSVQQAERSAGNTNAWGYLFQGRAYEGLTCNALEWISSQPAGGLVNSQGEIVINSQAARAALTLAKSWVGDISPRGVLNYTEEEGRGVFQSGNALFMRNWPYVWALVQSPDSAVKDKVGVAPLPRGGETGTHASTLGGWGLAVSRYSAHPKLAADLVSYLSSAQQQKHRALVGAYNPVIESLYADPELLAAMPYYSQLHSILNDGVMRPAAITASRYPRVSNAFFDQVHGVLSGERPVDQALVELESELTRIKHRNW from the coding sequence ATGAAACAGCTCAAATCGCTCCTTCCCGCAGCGCTGCTCGGCCTTTGCATCGGGTTTCCTTCCCTCTCTATGGCGGCCAATCTGACGATCTCCTGCGGCGCCGTGGGCGCGGAATTGCAACTCTGCAAGGAGGCCGTCGAGGCATGGTCGAAACAAACCGGCAACAGCGTTGAAGTCGTGTCCACGCCAAACTCGGCGACCGAGCGGCTGTCGTTCTATCAACAAATCCTCAGTGCGCAATCCAGCGACATCGACATCATCCAGATCGATATGGTGTGGCCGGGCATGCTGGCCACGCATTTAATGGATTTGCGGGAACTCCTTCCTGCCAACGCGACCCAGGGCTACTTTCAGGCCCAGGTGGATAACGCCACGGTGAACGGGCGCTTGGTGACCATGCCGTGGTTCACCGATTCGGGGCTTTTGTATTACCGCAAGGACCTGCTTGAGAAGTACAACAAGCCGGTGCCACAGACTTGGGAGGAAATGACCGCTACCGCCAGGTCGGTTCAACAGGCCGAACGCAGCGCCGGCAACACCAATGCCTGGGGCTACCTGTTCCAGGGCCGCGCCTACGAGGGCTTGACGTGCAATGCGCTGGAATGGATCAGCAGCCAACCAGCAGGTGGCCTGGTCAATTCACAAGGCGAGATCGTGATTAACAGCCAGGCTGCGAGGGCGGCCTTGACGTTGGCGAAAAGCTGGGTGGGCGACATCTCCCCCCGTGGCGTGCTCAATTACACCGAGGAAGAAGGACGTGGCGTGTTCCAGTCGGGCAATGCTCTGTTCATGCGCAACTGGCCGTATGTCTGGGCCCTGGTGCAGAGCCCGGACAGCGCCGTGAAAGACAAGGTTGGCGTCGCGCCCCTGCCCCGCGGTGGCGAAACCGGCACCCATGCCTCCACGCTCGGTGGCTGGGGCTTGGCAGTATCGCGCTACAGCGCTCATCCAAAACTCGCCGCGGACTTGGTGAGCTACCTCAGCAGCGCTCAACAACAAAAACACCGTGCGTTGGTCGGCGCCTATAACCCGGTAATCGAATCCCTCTACGCAGATCCCGAACTGCTCGCGGCGATGCCGTACTACAGCCAACTGCACAGCATCCTCAACGATGGGGTCATGCGCCCCGCCGCGATCACCGCCTCACGCTATCCGCGGGTCTCCAACGCGTTCTTCGATCAAGTGCACGGTGTGCTGTCGGGCGAGCGACCCGTCGACCAGGCGCTGGTGGAACTGGAAAGCGAACTGACGCGCATCAAACACCGGAACTGGTAA
- a CDS encoding carbohydrate porin — protein MQKASSWLLASVLGASAATSQAATLEERMAAFEARASAAEKRAAAAEQQTQALARELQQIKLAAPAPQSTLPAVVTSTVDARLAKLEAHQQGTDKKGGSASLADGFSFKGYARSGLLINDGLGGGRGGPYTTPAGSVGGAVGRLGNEDDTYMRIDLSKETYAQNGTRAKFTVSIADGVESSNDWTANESNLNVRQVFTELDHLAEFKGNATFENATLWAGKRFDRDNFDIHWLDSDVVYLAGTGGGIYDIQMGKDWRSNYSLIGRNYGDFSEGGVDADVESYILTSNQFFEGGQWQWMFNAIGARKNDVGTRTNEAGLTPADSGLHSMVANHQKNFFGREGFFKTALLYGQGLGAEVKNVGSDGELIDDARAVRLALYGETPIASAWRIGPSLLAERSKNRYVKGDDYRWMTLNVRLANEINSNFEMAYEMSWQTMKLDPKGYLQRNAVDGDFWKFTVAPTFKPDLGDLLTRPELRLFASVMNWSSDLDRYSATDAFGKTDFNAGGVWQYGIQMETWF, from the coding sequence ATGCAGAAAGCATCAAGCTGGTTACTCGCAAGCGTGCTCGGCGCGTCGGCGGCCACTTCTCAGGCCGCGACGTTGGAGGAGCGCATGGCGGCGTTTGAAGCTCGGGCAAGTGCCGCCGAAAAGCGTGCCGCCGCCGCCGAACAGCAAACCCAGGCACTCGCCAGGGAATTGCAGCAAATCAAACTCGCCGCGCCCGCTCCTCAATCGACTTTGCCTGCCGTTGTGACGTCCACAGTCGACGCCCGCCTGGCGAAACTCGAAGCCCACCAGCAGGGCACCGACAAAAAGGGCGGCAGTGCGAGCCTCGCCGACGGGTTCAGCTTCAAGGGCTACGCTCGCTCTGGCTTGCTGATCAACGATGGGCTCGGAGGCGGTCGCGGCGGTCCTTATACGACCCCGGCCGGTTCAGTCGGGGGGGCCGTTGGGCGGCTCGGCAACGAGGATGACACCTACATGCGCATTGACCTCTCGAAAGAAACGTATGCGCAGAACGGCACCCGCGCCAAGTTCACTGTCTCCATCGCCGATGGCGTAGAAAGCTCCAATGACTGGACGGCCAACGAAAGTAATCTGAACGTGCGCCAAGTGTTCACCGAACTCGATCATCTCGCGGAATTCAAGGGCAACGCGACGTTTGAAAACGCCACGCTTTGGGCTGGCAAACGATTTGACCGGGACAATTTCGATATCCACTGGCTGGACTCGGACGTTGTCTATCTGGCCGGCACGGGAGGCGGGATCTACGACATACAGATGGGTAAGGATTGGCGTTCGAACTACTCGCTGATCGGTCGCAACTACGGGGATTTCAGCGAGGGCGGCGTCGATGCCGATGTGGAAAGCTACATTCTCACCTCCAATCAGTTCTTTGAAGGTGGGCAGTGGCAATGGATGTTCAACGCCATAGGGGCAAGGAAAAACGACGTTGGCACCCGCACCAATGAAGCAGGCCTGACGCCGGCCGATTCCGGCTTGCACAGCATGGTGGCCAATCACCAGAAAAACTTTTTCGGCCGCGAGGGGTTTTTCAAAACAGCACTGCTCTATGGTCAGGGGCTGGGTGCCGAGGTCAAGAACGTCGGCTCGGATGGCGAGCTGATCGACGATGCCCGGGCCGTACGCCTGGCGCTTTACGGCGAGACGCCCATCGCGTCTGCCTGGCGCATCGGCCCAAGCTTGCTGGCTGAACGGAGCAAGAACCGGTACGTCAAGGGTGACGACTATCGCTGGATGACCCTGAACGTGCGCCTGGCCAATGAGATCAACAGCAATTTCGAGATGGCCTACGAAATGAGCTGGCAGACCATGAAGCTCGATCCCAAGGGCTACCTGCAACGCAATGCAGTCGACGGTGACTTCTGGAAATTCACCGTCGCCCCAACCTTCAAGCCTGACTTGGGGGATCTGCTTACCCGTCCTGAATTACGGCTGTTCGCCAGCGTCATGAACTGGTCTTCGGACCTGGACCGATACAGCGCCACGGATGCCTTCGGCAAGACGGACTTCAACGCAGGCGGGGTGTGGCAATACGGCATCCAGATGGAAACCTGGTTCTGA
- the kdgR gene encoding DNA-binding transcriptional regulator KdgR: MDNSVIPSNDQVSAVGRTMAVLEALAEHPEESGVSEIANKLDMSKATVYRFLQSLKARGYVVQDAEDRYRLSVRLFELGAQALPHLDIVREAEPGMRRINELTGETVHLGILDEGSIVYVHKIDSKYNLRMYSRIGRRAPLYCTGIGKVLMAWLEEQELLAHLAEESFERRTANTLTSVEAYLQELETVRRQGYAEDHEEFEDNMRCLAAPIRDRFGHVIGGMSVSFPCFRFREELKQDYVKQLMQASQQISSQLGWHPG, from the coding sequence ATGGACAACAGCGTCATCCCAAGCAACGACCAGGTGTCGGCAGTCGGCCGGACCATGGCCGTACTCGAGGCCTTGGCCGAGCATCCGGAAGAAAGCGGCGTCTCGGAAATCGCCAACAAACTGGACATGTCCAAAGCCACGGTCTATCGCTTCTTGCAGTCGCTCAAGGCCCGTGGGTATGTGGTGCAGGATGCCGAGGATCGCTATCGCCTCAGCGTCCGGCTATTCGAACTGGGGGCCCAGGCCCTGCCCCACCTGGACATCGTTCGGGAAGCGGAACCGGGCATGCGCCGGATCAACGAACTGACCGGCGAGACGGTGCACCTGGGGATTCTCGACGAGGGCAGCATCGTCTACGTGCACAAGATCGACTCCAAGTACAACCTTCGCATGTACTCGCGCATCGGCCGGCGCGCGCCGCTGTACTGCACCGGCATCGGCAAGGTGCTGATGGCCTGGCTCGAAGAGCAGGAGTTACTCGCGCACCTGGCAGAAGAAAGCTTCGAGCGCCGAACGGCCAACACCTTGACCAGCGTCGAGGCGTACCTGCAGGAACTGGAAACCGTCCGCCGGCAAGGCTATGCCGAAGACCATGAAGAGTTCGAAGACAACATGCGCTGCCTGGCGGCACCGATTCGTGACCGTTTTGGTCATGTCATCGGTGGGATGAGCGTGTCCTTCCCGTGCTTTCGCTTCAGGGAGGAGTTGAAGCAGGACTATGTCAAACAGCTGATGCAAGCCAGCCAACAGATTTCGAGCCAGTTGGGGTGGCATCCAGGTTGA
- the manD gene encoding D-mannonate dehydratase ManD, giving the protein MKIVEARVIVTCPGRNLVTLKIVTDEGIYGIGDATLNGRELAVVAYLEEHVLPALIGRDAHRIEDIWQYLYRGAYWRRGPVTMTAIAAVDVALWDIKAKTANMPLYQLLGGKSRERVMVYGHATGKDIEGCLDEVARHVELGYKAVRVQCGIPGIATTYGVAKRSGERYEPADSDLPAEHVWDTAKYLNYVPKLFAAVRERFGDDLHILHDVHHRLTPIEAGRLGKAVEPYNLFWLEDCTPAENQQAFRLIRQHTTTPLAVGEVFNSIHDCRELIQEQLIDYIRTTLVHAGGITHVRRIADFAALFQVRTGFHGATDLSPVCMGAALHFDTWVPNFGIQEHMPHEARIDEVFPHAYRFEDGHFTPGDAPGHGVDIDENLARQYPYKRASLPVNRLEDGTLWHW; this is encoded by the coding sequence ATGAAAATTGTTGAAGCGCGCGTCATTGTTACCTGCCCGGGCCGCAATTTGGTCACCTTGAAGATCGTCACGGACGAAGGCATTTACGGCATCGGTGATGCGACCTTGAACGGCCGCGAACTGGCGGTCGTCGCTTATCTGGAAGAGCATGTCCTCCCGGCGCTGATCGGCCGCGACGCCCACCGCATCGAGGACATCTGGCAGTACCTGTACCGTGGCGCCTACTGGCGGCGGGGCCCGGTGACCATGACCGCCATCGCCGCCGTCGATGTGGCGCTCTGGGACATCAAGGCCAAGACGGCGAACATGCCGTTGTATCAGCTGCTCGGCGGCAAGAGCCGGGAGCGGGTGATGGTCTACGGGCACGCCACCGGTAAAGACATCGAAGGTTGCCTGGATGAAGTCGCCCGCCACGTCGAATTGGGCTACAAGGCCGTGCGCGTGCAGTGTGGGATCCCGGGTATCGCCACCACGTATGGCGTCGCCAAGCGCAGCGGTGAACGCTATGAGCCTGCCGACAGCGATCTGCCGGCTGAACACGTCTGGGACACGGCCAAGTATCTCAACTACGTGCCCAAGCTGTTTGCCGCCGTGCGCGAGCGTTTTGGCGACGACCTGCACATCCTGCATGACGTGCACCATCGCCTGACGCCCATCGAAGCGGGGCGCCTGGGCAAGGCCGTGGAGCCGTACAACCTGTTCTGGCTCGAAGACTGTACGCCGGCGGAAAACCAGCAGGCCTTTCGCCTGATTCGCCAGCACACCACCACACCGTTGGCCGTGGGCGAGGTGTTCAACTCCATCCATGACTGCCGCGAGTTGATCCAGGAACAACTGATCGATTACATCCGCACGACGCTGGTGCATGCCGGCGGCATCACCCATGTGCGGCGCATCGCCGATTTTGCCGCGCTGTTCCAGGTGCGCACCGGCTTTCACGGCGCCACCGACCTGTCGCCGGTGTGCATGGGCGCGGCCCTGCATTTCGACACCTGGGTGCCCAATTTCGGCATCCAGGAACACATGCCTCACGAAGCACGCATCGATGAAGTCTTCCCCCATGCCTATCGCTTCGAGGACGGCCACTTCACCCCGGGCGATGCACCGGGGCACGGCGTCGATATCGACGAAAACCTGGCTCGCCAATACCCCTACAAGCGCGCCAGCCTGCCAGTCAACCGTCTCGAAGACGGCACGCTCTGGCATTGGTGA
- a CDS encoding carbohydrate ABC transporter permease — protein MSVSATHATPEYLPSRETPLQRRRVRAAWLFLTPMLLCLALVAAWPLLRTFWFSLTDASLADTHGATFVGLSNYLFHNSSGWSGVLVDPQWWNAVRNTLQFTVVSVGLEIFLGLMVALLLNVTFTGRPLVRALILIPWAIPTIVSAKIWSWMLNDQFGIINHLMLSLGLIDAPLAWTADADLSMWAVIIVDVWKTVPFVTLLMLAALQMLPGDCYEAARVDGIHPLKVFWRVTLPLLVPALLVAAIFRILDSLRVFDVIYVLTSNSSSTMSMSVYARQHLVEFQDVGYGSAASTLLFLVVAIIAMLYLYLGRRQLEVRS, from the coding sequence ATGTCTGTCTCCGCTACCCATGCAACCCCCGAGTACCTGCCCTCCCGGGAGACCCCGCTCCAGCGTCGTCGAGTACGCGCCGCCTGGCTGTTTCTCACTCCGATGTTGCTCTGCCTGGCCTTGGTGGCAGCCTGGCCGCTATTGCGCACATTCTGGTTCAGCCTGACCGACGCCAGCCTGGCGGACACCCACGGCGCCACCTTCGTCGGCTTGAGCAATTACCTGTTCCACAATAGTTCCGGCTGGTCAGGCGTCCTGGTCGACCCACAATGGTGGAACGCCGTGCGCAACACCTTGCAGTTCACTGTGGTGTCGGTCGGACTGGAGATCTTCCTGGGGCTGATGGTGGCGCTGCTGTTGAACGTCACGTTTACGGGACGTCCCTTGGTGCGCGCATTGATCCTGATTCCCTGGGCGATCCCTACCATTGTCTCGGCGAAGATCTGGTCATGGATGCTCAACGACCAGTTCGGGATCATCAATCACTTGATGCTGAGCCTTGGCCTGATTGACGCGCCGTTGGCCTGGACGGCAGACGCGGATTTGTCGATGTGGGCGGTGATCATCGTCGATGTCTGGAAAACGGTTCCTTTTGTGACGTTGCTGATGCTTGCAGCCTTGCAAATGTTGCCGGGCGACTGCTACGAGGCCGCCCGGGTCGATGGCATTCATCCATTGAAGGTGTTCTGGCGGGTCACCCTGCCGTTGTTGGTACCTGCCTTGCTGGTGGCGGCGATCTTTCGCATCCTCGACTCCTTGCGAGTGTTCGACGTTATCTATGTGCTGACCTCGAACTCGTCAAGCACCATGAGCATGTCGGTCTATGCCCGCCAGCACTTGGTTGAGTTCCAGGATGTCGGCTACGGCAGCGCCGCGTCGACCCTGTTGTTTCTGGTCGTTGCGATAATCGCCATGCTTTATCTGTACCTGGGACGCCGTCAACTGGAGGTGCGCTCATGA
- a CDS encoding sugar kinase — protein sequence MNQTRTHGSHTCPLKVALVGECMIEMRGEPGAVITQTFGGDTLNTAVYLARLTPRAAVTVDYVTAVGSDAFSVAMRRSWLNEGVADAHVRVFEDALPGLYFIQTDLHGERRFLYWRGEAAARRMFDGPEADATLNALADFDYVYLSGISLAILTLDGRERLMHALQRARRAGTRIVFDNNYRPHLWPDPETARQAYRDLLHLTDLALVTWEDDAILFGYPDADALFSAYAQAGIGEVVLKRGAASCLIQCPAGRFEVPAQNVAHVIDTTAAGDSFSAAYLACRLQGGEPTQAARWGHRLAAQVVQFRGALIPPAAMPNMGTSSLPSVAQV from the coding sequence ATGAATCAAACACGGACCCATGGCTCGCATACCTGCCCCTTGAAAGTGGCGCTGGTGGGCGAGTGCATGATCGAGATGCGCGGCGAGCCGGGTGCAGTGATTACCCAGACCTTCGGCGGCGACACGCTCAACACGGCGGTCTACCTGGCGCGATTGACTCCTCGTGCCGCAGTGACGGTTGACTATGTGACGGCCGTGGGCAGCGATGCATTCAGCGTGGCCATGCGCCGCTCCTGGCTGAACGAAGGGGTCGCCGACGCCCATGTACGGGTGTTCGAAGATGCACTGCCGGGCCTGTATTTCATCCAGACCGATCTGCACGGCGAGCGGCGTTTTCTTTACTGGCGTGGTGAAGCAGCGGCACGGCGCATGTTCGATGGTCCCGAGGCCGACGCGACGCTGAATGCGCTGGCGGATTTCGACTACGTCTATCTGAGCGGCATCAGCCTGGCGATCCTGACCCTCGATGGCCGCGAGCGCTTGATGCACGCCTTGCAGCGCGCTCGCCGAGCAGGCACCCGCATCGTCTTCGACAACAACTACCGTCCCCATCTCTGGCCCGATCCGGAAACGGCGCGTCAGGCCTACCGCGACCTCCTGCACCTGACCGACCTGGCCCTGGTCACTTGGGAAGATGACGCCATCCTGTTTGGCTATCCCGACGCTGACGCTTTGTTCAGCGCCTATGCGCAGGCCGGAATCGGCGAGGTGGTGCTCAAGCGCGGCGCGGCTTCCTGCCTGATCCAATGCCCGGCGGGCCGTTTCGAAGTGCCCGCGCAAAACGTTGCCCACGTCATCGACACCACTGCCGCCGGCGATTCGTTCAGCGCCGCTTACCTGGCTTGCCGCCTGCAAGGCGGGGAGCCGACGCAGGCCGCGCGCTGGGGCCATCGCCTGGCTGCCCAGGTCGTTCAGTTTCGGGGTGCACTGATTCCCCCGGCGGCCATGCCGAACATGGGCACGTCCTCACTTCCTTCTGTTGCACAGGTCTGA